The following is a genomic window from Anopheles aquasalis chromosome 3, idAnoAquaMG_Q_19, whole genome shotgun sequence.
GTGGACAGTCAGTCATTGCGTGCGGGACAGACACACTCTAGCTCTAGTGGCCAACAGTTATGGCGGTGCGACTTGTGACACACCGCAGCACCACAGTAGGCTATTTAGTTTAAGCCACAATTGAATTAGAAAGTGTCGGTTGCAGTATCCAGCCATGGCTCGCTAGTTGCTGCCGGATGCCGGACCTGCGATCGATACTTCGACACCCTCTCTAGGTTCCTGTGCCTGGTTGTGCTGCCACCAGCTCTAGTTGTGTGGCTTCTGcaagttccccccccccccccccggatgGCGGAATGTAACGATATTTGAGCGTTTTTAGTATTTTACTTTTATCCCCAGATCGCCAGACCTCCCCGCTGGATTCGCTCTAGAGGCTTAATAGCCTCCCATAGTCTCTATTATGGAGGTATTTATCGCAAAAACCTCGTAGCATcgtagttgttgctgctgctccacgggTGCTATCAGTTGCAGCTATCAGTTGCACTCAGCTATGCAGCTGCTACCggtaggatgatgatggtggttggttggttaggaAAAGTGCAGGCCACGGGTTTTCCGAAATACTCTTtccatatatatatatatatatatagagagagagagagagagagagatagagatagagagagtgagagaaagagtgtgAGGGGTGAAAGAGGGATGCCGACGGACAACGACGAAGTGAACGACAAAATGCAGAAGGCAAGCGAACCATAGGAATCACGCTCTGTTTGACGCACCGGCGCTACCGACCAGGGTGACTGGAATCCGGTCGTGGTCGCGGTGCCAGGTGGTGTTGACCAAGCAAAGCAGGTTTCGGGTTAGGATCCGTTCCGGTCCGCCGAGTTCGCCCCAACTTCCGAACACCCTCGTTCCAACACCCCACTCGGCCCCTTGAATGACGACCGAGGAGAGTTCGCGTCTAATTTGAAGTGGTCCAGCCAGCCGCAGTTGAACCGAATGAAGGACTGCACCGTGAACAGAAGCGGTGGTTGGGTGAGAAACAACGAGTAGCAGTGAAAACTGGCCGCTGGACCACCTGGAACATTTTCGAATTTTTCGGTTCCGAGGGTGCCAGGttgtgtggcggtggcggtactGGTGGTACGGCACGAAGTAATTGGGCAGCGCATTCGCGTCGCGTGCACTGAACCGTGTATCCAGCACCCGGGGGCCACGATGAGGGGtaccgctgttgctgcaatcCATATgccacctcgtcgtcgtcggtatcGTCGTGCTGTGTGACGTCGGATACTTCAAAGGTCGCGCTGAGCAaacagtgtttgtgtgcgggtgtgCCCGAGACGGCCAGGTCAAGCCGTGCCAAGGTtaggttcggttcggttgttacACGTGACGCCGATCGATCACGGTTCATGGTGGttcttttccaccgttttccacgTATGTCTGCTTCGTGTCCTCAGCTGGTTGCATAGCATTTGAGCCAGAAGTGTCTCAAAACGTACTCTGAGGAGGGCTGGGTAGTCTTTGGTCATTCTCATTCACATAAAAAAGCATAGAACGCTCTTTGGCACACTCCTTTCGATCATTCTCGATCGTTTTTCAGGTGCCATAAAGGTTCTATGCAGATGCTGCATTATTTTTGTTCCTATCGACTTCATACTTTGAGCGCAGTAAAGCAATTAAGAGCAATGGCATTATCATCAGCAGGCCTCCCCGAACTGGCCAGACATGGAATAGGCGCTTCCAAGTGTTTCAGTAATTAATTGGGTGAAAGAGCGAGCAACTGACGTGCAATTTGAACATTTGGAAACAATTTCCTGAGAGATACATCCACACAGACTCCCAGGAGACATcaacagagagggagaaagaaagattgAGATAAGTAGAGAGATACACGGAGGGGGAAGACTGCTGAAGGCATAAAGTCGGTCAATTGTAAgcaccgaatgatgatgatgatgatgatgatgatgatgacgttgatgatgatactgaGCCACCTCAGTCGACTCGACGAAGCAGTTCCATCTGAGGGCATAACAAATAATAATGAATTGCACACGGTtcgcgatgcagcagcagcactcgcacCAGCGTGTGGCCATCGACCGTTGGAATAGCTGCCAGAGATGCCAAACGGGTGGTAAGCACCGTGGGGTTTTCACTTACAGGCCGCGGTGGGTGAGATGCTGCTggaattttcttcttctttcccctCCCGGCAACATTCCACGATCAACCAGCGACCAGGCGGAAGATGCttgatggtttgatggaaATGGCCTTCCCTCCACCGcggccaaaaaacaaaatgaagagaaatcaTCATCTGCCGGGCTCGCAATGGCTTtttggctggcgctggcgagAGCGGGCTGGCTTTTAGGTGGCCATCTTCCATTGGGTGCTTTGTCCGCCAACGTCCaatttccctctctctatcgccGTGGCATGACGCTGGCGTGAGATCACAGCGTCGCCGCGGTGTTGATGACGTTGGACCCTCTGATCCACCccaccagccaggccaggccagggcagggcatGGTAAGGCGCACAATCTGCACGAATTACGGCCAGCTGCAGTCGCCAGACCGAGCTGGTACATTCGAGACGCGTACAACGCACAGGCTTTCAGGTGGGAATTCAGGTTTATAGACGGATATAAAGTGTACTCTATAGGCAGGGCTCTTTCACGTGATTTGCAGCAATTAGCAGATAAGCGAATTCGtcatccaccaaaaacaaatcattaatcaGAATCAACGGTGTtcttccaccccttttcccttttccagaTTCTGTTCTGCACTCTCAACTCGCACAAAGTCGACATGAGCAACCTGCTGGGCGGTCAGATTGGTTTGAACGACTTCATCTTCGCACACAAAAAGGGCCGCCCGAAGGAGGTGGAAATTGTAAAGTCGGAGGATGCGCTCGGTCTGACGATCACGGACAACGGCGCAGGCTATGCGTTCATCAAGCGCATCAAGAGTGGCAGCGTCATCGATAGGATTCAACACATACAGGTACGCGATTACGCTACGATTAGTTGCGTTTTTTGTGCATCGTTTACTGAttggcatttgtttttctcggTAGATCGGTGACCACATCGAAAAGCTGGACGGGATCAATGTGGTAGGCAAGCGGCACTACGAGGTGGCACGAATGCTGAAGGACATTCCGACCGGCTCGACCTTCACGATCCGGCTGGTGGAACCGATGAAGAGCGGCTTCCAGGGGATTGCACCGCGCAAGGGAACAGCCGGTGGTAAGCCGGGCAAACAGGGATACGGCAGTGGCAAGGAAACGCTACGGTTTAAGGCTAACGGGAATGCAGCCATCGAGGATGAGGTAGTGTATGCTTGAAGATGGTTGCGTTAGATCACTGCCGGCGTTACTCACTAATTGTTTCTTTTCGCTATTTTCAGCACGATGATGCAACGCAATGTGGAATTGATGCCATTAACTCGCTGCTCGACTCCTTCATGGGAATCAACGACAGTGAACTAGCCACACAAGTAAGcgaccagcgagagagcgagcgagtgaacctCATGCTAATGCTACCGTTTTCACTTTCAGATCTGGGATCTAGGTAGCAATAAGATCAACTCGATGGACTTTGCAGAAGCGATCGACGCGTCCGACCTGGAGGCGTTCGGATTTACCGACGATTTTATCATCGAGCTGTGGGGTGCGATCACCGATGCCCGCCAGGGTCGCTACAAGAGATAAGAGGGACGGGCAGACCACACGGGAACGGAGAAGATGGTGCGCCTGTAAAGTCAAGTGCCGTCGGGACGTCGAAGGGCTAGAGAGTGGGATAGAGCGAGCATTTACAGTCGTTCGGTGGGTTGTGGAGCCGAACTGTGAAGCAAACTATATGTAGCAGAGCGACTACTTCGGTGGCTCATAAAATGTGATGTGTTTTAAAAGCTACTACTGCAAcagcaactactactactactactactactactactactactaatatAACTTACTATTACGTCTGGAGCTAGTAGCATTGCAATGGGGGAGGGACTCGAGTGCCTTGCTCGATTAGAGAACAGAACGTTTTTTTCCAATATTAGTAGACCAAGACGAACAAAAGAAGCCAGAGCGGAAGAAGGGATCCCCGATGCATTCCACTATTAGCAGTAGTCAAACGATATGATGATCgccgcaaaaaaggaaaacaacttATGTGGGTGGTATCTTGGCATggggcggtgggggggggggggggaatgccCCACGGGGAGCGCCGGTCGCCGTAGGGTGTGTTTTAAAACTGTAAAATGTTATTTGTAAATGTGTAGCAGCTTCGTCAATAATCAAGCGGACGTGAATGTGAGTGACAGAGTTGTTGGACGGGTATTTGTGAACttggttcccctttttttgatttcgttttcgtttccttttcgtttcgatttctaAATGTAAAACGAATGGATGTAAAGCTGAATGCAAAAGGATAGAGAAGCGGCACCGAGTAGCGCGTAGTCAACGCGCAACGGCGAAAGATTCATATTTTAGCAAACATAAACCACACGGAATcgttgaaataaaaagaaatcgtgtgagagagagagagaacgggggAGAACGAACCCTTACTTATTGTGTTGTGTTACTTCTTTTGCAAGAGGATCAACTTAATCTTTTCGATTTACCTGACCACAAGCAATCGATGGGGTTCGGTGTCCCTGAGGAGGCGGTGCACTAGAggcccttcttctcctcttgcAACATGGGGATGCGAGGCTGGATGGATAAAGTATGTATTTATTCAGTTTATTAGATTTTTACACGTTTTGGGTGGTTGTGGGCGATTTTGCATGGTGCGTGAAACGGCCGATTCAACATTGATATGTGAATTACTCTGTCTGTTAAAAAGtgttcattttcttccacaaCCCCTCTCAGTTAATATATTCTTCTAATCTTCAATCTTCGGGCCAACCACGGTGAATCAGGTCCCGATCGTCACTACCACCCGCGGGTGCTGCAGGGCAACTATGCTAATTGGATTCCGTATTAGCCTCACATGCGCCCAATCCATGGACACGCAACGTGCTCCCTGTTAACGCCAAACTGCTTCCTTCAATCGCTCGCGCCACTCGCCTAATTTGCGTCCCACCTCTTTATACTTAGCAGGATGCTTTTTGACGATCAGTCGCAGCATCTTGTTCTCGATACGACGCTCCTCAACACTAtactgctgctcgatgcgctctttctttccccttttcttgcGCAATTCCTTCGCAATCAGCCAACGCTCTTTCTCCATCGCTTGCTGCAGATCGGCTATACGTTGCAGAGCCAACCGCAGATCAGCACGCGCCAAAGCCGTCTCTGATTCGCCCGTTTCGATGCGTTTCTCCAGCTCCTTGCACTTGGTCATGTGCTCCTGATCGCGATTGCCTAGCGCCGACTGCTCCTCGCGCAGTTCGCGGATCGTTTTCTGTGCCTTCTTTACCGGATCTTGGGCTTCCGTCTTATCGTTGGCCACCTGATCGCTGGTTCCCTTATTTTCTGCATTTGGCATCTGGCATCGCCTCGCCCCGATCCTCTTCCTCGACGCTTGTCGTGCGCTTCACGGTGTTCATCGTCCTTCTGATCGGCCCTCGGTTGGTCCTGCGAGTCAtcctctttcttttcattcccaGCTGGATTCTCTTCATCCTTTTTCGGTATCTCTTCATCAGGCACGGGGCGGTTGTGACGAATCCGTCGCTTCATCTTCGGTTGGTTCCGGTTCTGGTTCATCTGCCAtcttttccgttccatcgAGCTCTTCTTCGTCTGAAGAATTCGATCCATTCTTCTGCTGATCTTTCTTACATTGCTCATCACCTTCCGTTTCATCCACCTGTTTTTTCAATGTCGAATCAATGTAGAAGGGattttcctgttcctttccttcctcgtCAACTTACCGTTCCTTATCAACATACAAATTGAATTCTGCGTCTATATCCAACTCTTCTGGTTGCGGCGGTTGTTCCAGCTCGTTATGATAACaattctgctgctcctcttcttcctctcagTCTTGGTTCTTCATATCGTTCATGTCCTTCAATTTCTCGATTTCGCGTTATTGGTCCTCCTCGCCGGACTGCCTCTGCTCTTTTTCCACACCCTTCAGACCATGCACAGCTGCACAGGATATCTCCATCGTTGAATCGCTGGAATAAAGGAAGGGAAATAGTAGGATTGATCAGTGACAAACGGTGCAACGCATGAGCGGAAGTGATTCCATACCGTCGTTGGCAGTTGGAATCGGGTTCCCGTTCGTGGTTTCAGTGTTCTGTTCCAGGTTGTGGTCGCTGTGAAAGATAGCCGGAGATTTCCGGCCCATCGCCGGCTGCTTCGGGGGTGTTGCGGTGCTCGCTGCGGGTTCTCGACCGACCGCTGATAATCGGGCCTCTTCCGTTCCACTGTCGTGATGATCCTCTTActttggttcattttatggCCTGCTGATGAGATGCACACTTTTCCAACAAGTTGCCGAGCGAATGctccaaaccaaaacaaacacaaagcaaGTCCTCCGGATGTCCCGTCGGATGTAACGTTCCGTTCAAATCGGCGGAGTGGCCCGAGGAAGCTGCTCGACGATTTCCAGATTTTTGTAATAAGTATTAAATAAATATGTAACAGCAATTGATATAACATTAAAtatgaaacaaacaacgagCATAAATCTCCAGATCTTTGTTTCGTTTGACAATAGTTTATGTGATAAAAAACGTGAAAACCCCTTGCTTTTCTCATGGATATACATGGAATTCACTCTTTTTAACATGCACAAAATTATGATCGAGTGAGCAATTGGTTGGATAAATTTTGAAGACATTCGTTTAAAATAATCTTTTGCCAACTCTGCGCTCGCAACGTGAACAAGTTGTGCAACTGAGAACGAGATTGCAATAGTGTAACATCATTtatgttggtggttggtggtaaCCAACCACCTTCAGTGTAAAGAGACAAGATCATAACAAACGGACTTGACACAGAAATAGGCCCAGTCGCGTCGTCTTTCTTATTCTCCTCCCGTCTCCCAGCagtaggaaaagaaaaatggtgaaaaacaaaagcgcatAGCATCCTCATGAAACCAGTtcttgattttaattaatgcaAACTTTGCACAAAGccaagcaacagcaccagggcCATCAATTCACCAGACCGTCCCTGTGGAAGGGAAATTAAAAAGTTGATTCGTAAACATAATCACCCACCAACATCTACCACCAGTCCGTAGCTGGAAGAGCTACATGGAAGGCGAAGGGATCGCATTGAAATGGCAAACGCAAGCCCGTACTCACCATTACACGAGGATCTTGATGTAATCGacgcaacagcaccagcagtagcagcagtagcagcagtagctagCAATGTCTACGCCGGCGTGGTTCAATGGCCGTTTGTCCCGCTGGATGCAACGGGCACACTGTTTGGAGTGTGGTGTATGTCACCAGCCACGGCCGTGCTCTCAACGGCGTGTCGTGGTGTggtaattgaaattcaaaatgcAATTCATAATTAAAATATGCTGCAATGTGTACCGACTGCGCGCGACGTGCAGTgtacgacagcagcagcaacgacggcaAATGGTAACCTTTTGCGCGCCATCTTTTGTTTCGTCCTTCGTTCGTGTGCCAGCCAGAATAGAAAGGCGCGTAAAAGAATATCTGATGCGATCTAACGAGAAGGAAAAGCGCTTCCTTCGTCGGCTCCTGCTCgctgcttcttttcttttttgtgctggataaacaatgaaacaagATCAGCCAACTAGCTTCTTCGCCGTAgagccagctagcgagcgaacgaggccTCTTTTGAAATACCTCTTCGGAGGGTGCGCCATCCTTTCACCAGTAGGCCGTGGACCTCTGGGAGAAAAACACTTGATTCCTGACTCCCGTCCTTGTCGTTGGCTTCGTCGTTGCAGTTAATTCATCTTCGTTGCTCGCTCACTTGGATGCGTTAGCAACCCGGCGCCTCCATTCGTTTCGGCAACGGTTGCTTCTCTTAAAGtctttgctttcatttttttctgcctTGCCAACTAGCGTGGTAGCGTGTGGCGAGCTTATCTGCTATTCAACTCGTTCCGTGGCTTCTCCGCCGCACTTTGTTTCCA
Proteins encoded in this region:
- the LOC126576040 gene encoding PDZ domain-containing protein GIPC3; the encoded protein is MPLFNKKSTKISNPSPPMTKDPYHHDNNNYKNPPIPAAPVPHTIHDQHSMMSNGVGGHVGHDSVATTVTKPQLVFNCQLAHGSPTGFITGFASVKELYQKIAECYDFPMDEILFCTLNSHKVDMSNLLGGQIGLNDFIFAHKKGRPKEVEIVKSEDALGLTITDNGAGYAFIKRIKSGSVIDRIQHIQIGDHIEKLDGINVVGKRHYEVARMLKDIPTGSTFTIRLVEPMKSGFQGIAPRKGTAGGKPGKQGYGSGKETLRFKANGNAAIEDEHDDATQCGIDAINSLLDSFMGINDSELATQIWDLGSNKINSMDFAEAIDASDLEAFGFTDDFIIELWGAITDARQGRYKR